The Actinomycetota bacterium genome includes the window CTTAATCGGTGGCTTTTTCCTTAATGTCTTGATCTGTTGTTTGCAACACAGCCCCAATAAAGCGAGAAGAAAGAGGAGAAGCAAACAGAGAATCTTGCGATTCCAGCAAAGCATAACCATCCCTACTTTATTCTTTGAGATTTCAATTTTTGATCCACCTTATAATCGAAGATTTGCCAATCGCCCATGGCACTCGGTTCCAGGAGAAATGTAGCCGCATTTTCAAGAACAACCATGTCTCCACTTTTAAGGACATAAACTGCATTAACTTCAACTTTAGCCACAGCCAGGGCTGGCTTGAGATCATTGTCGAAGTTGATCCAAAGTTTCGATACTTCAGCGTTGGCATTTTCAACGAAATCCACCTTATTTGCCATATCCGCGAGACAGAGAGCTTTGAAATCTTTGGTTTTTACGGTTTCTTGGACCTGGGGGGCAAAAAAGTTCCCCAATTTGGTGAATTTTCCTCCTTCCCACCGGGAAGGATTAAAAAATCCAACCTCGTAATAGCCCTCGATAAGATCGATGATCTTCTGGCTTTCCACCCCTCGAAGGTGTGCTAACTCCTGGGCTCTTGAGGTGGCAATCTCGTCGGCAATCACAGCTTTGATTTCTCCTATTTTAAATTCGGGGGTCACGATGCGCTTTCGGTGTTCCTTGATTTTTTTCCCACGTTTAGGAGCACAGGAGGTGTATGACACCACCATGAGGATTATCAGGCATAGGAACAGGAAAGACAGAATCTTGGATATTCGATGCATAAAGTAACACCCAATGAGCATGATTCTTTTTTCCTTCCATTTTTCCTCCCAAAATCCTTCAATTTTGATGGGAAATGACTTAAAGTTTGGAGGGAGTGTGAATATTCAATTATCTCAATTTTGGAGGATGGGGATGAAAAGGAAATCAATTATCCTGACAGTGATATCCCTGATTCTACTCATTACAGCTGTGGCCATTGCTTACTGGAGTATTCGCCCCGAGACATTGGAGAATTATCTACCCAAGGAGGTGGAAAATCTTAATTTGGTGCAGACCATTTCGGGTCATCGAGCCCTGATGATGGCGAGGGCATCCCATAGAGGAGAAATCAAGGATATCTTGGATATAGCCATTGGATATTATGAGGGGGATTTGAGCATCTGGATCACCGAGTATCCGAATCCAAGCATTGCTGAGAGAGAAACCGGGCGAATGGTGAGGGCGATGATTCGATTTGGGAGAGGCTTTGAGAAATTACGGAAATTTAAATTAAATGGTCAGGAAATTTATCGGACACTACCCTCTGGGAAAGCTCAGTACTTCTGGAGTCGTGAGAACTTCATGATCTATATTATCCCCGGTCCATTAAGCGAGGAAGAGGTGGAAAGAGTCATAAAACGAATTAATTGGAAAATCTGGCTGTTTTGATTAGTAAACTCCTTTTGGATCATAACTGTTCAAAGCCGGTGGCAATTTGACATAACCCCTTAACGATGGCGCCTTTGCCATCTGGTCTTCTTTAACATCTTCTTATACTTATGCTTTCTTATTTTCTTGCGCCTCTTTTTAACTACAGAACCCATCTTCTCCTTCTCCCTGTAAATAAAATAAGGTTAATTTTATCTCAATTAACCTCTAACATATCTTACCACTTTTGAGCGGGAAATCCCACTTAATTTCCCTTCGGAATCGAGGACAATTTTTACTTACCAACGAG containing:
- a CDS encoding AURKAIP1/COX24 domain-containing protein yields the protein MGSVVKKRRKKIRKHKYKKMLKKTRWQRRHR